A region from the Triticum urartu cultivar G1812 chromosome 1, Tu2.1, whole genome shotgun sequence genome encodes:
- the LOC125520375 gene encoding uncharacterized protein LOC125520375 → MVGGGAQSASAAEVEDIELGERRRADEYADDDEEGSQYFTDAEDRSWPSHSRHESAAFEDCISRCASTRASSCGGADSDADVEAGGGHFRKSSCVSECSLDDVDLEAGLGGESAKSSSPDPEKAEKNCRICHLGLESAAAESGAGITLGCSCKGDLSYSHKQCAETWFKIRGNKTCEICSSTACNVVVLGDPEFVEQSNESNTTAAGHAFPNESRRFWQGHRFLNFLLACMVFAFVISWLFHFNVPG, encoded by the exons ATGGTCGGCGGCGGCGCACAGTCGGCCAGCGCCGCGGAGGTCGAGGACATCGAGCTCGGCGAGCGGCGGCGCGCGGACGAGTAcgcggacgacgacgaggagggCAGCCAGTACTTCACGGACGCGGAGGACCGGTCGTGGCCCTCGCACTCGCGCCACGAGTCCGCCGCCTTCGAGGACTGCATCTCGCGGTGCGCCTCCACCCGCGCCAGCTCCTGCGGCGGCGCCGACAGCGACGCGGACGTCGAGGCCGGCGGCGGGCACTTCAGGAAGTCGTCGTGCGTGTCCGAGTGCTCGCTGGACGACGTCGACCTGGAGGCCGGGCTCGGCGGCGAGAGCGCCAAGAGCAGCAGCCCCGACCCCGAGAAGGCCGAGAAGAACTGCCGCATTTGCCACCTCGGCCTGGAGAGCGCGGCGGCCGAGTCCGGCGCCGGCATCACGCTCGGCTGCTCCTGCAAGGGCGACCTctcctactcccacaagcagtgCGCCGAGACCTGGTTCAAGATCAGAGGCAACAA GACCTGTGAGATCTGCAGCTCAACCGCATGCAATGTGGTTGTGTTAGGCGATCCGGAGTTCGTCGAGCAATCAAACGAATCGAACACCACAGCGGCCGGGCATGCATTTCCAAACGAAAGCAGGAGGTTTTGGCAAGGGCACCGGTTCCTCAACTTCCTTCTGGCATGCATGGTCTTCGCCTTCGTCATCTCATGGCTCTTCCACTTCAACGTCCCGGGGTGA
- the LOC125520366 gene encoding phosphatidylinositol:ceramide inositolphosphotransferase-like, with product MTIYLAREASKVWRKVCAETTTELPMLREKWPLLLAGIVFQYIHGLAARGVHYLHRPGPLLQDLGFMALPELGQDKNYLSECTFVFIFFSFFLWTFHPFIYHSKRFYTILIWRRVLAFLVASQVLRIVTFYSTQLPGPNYHCREGSSMATLPPPNNVLEVLLINFPRGVNLGCGDLIFSSHMIFTLVFVRTYHKYGSKRFIKLLAWMMAIIQSLLIIAARKHYTVDVVVAWYAVNLVVFFVDTKLPEMPDRTNGSPLIPLSNKDKDGRPKDEKDVRLKDEFHKLLNGNHGDATDRRQRVQMNGRHAEEDMSMLSDATPNGT from the exons ATGACGATCTACCTAGCTCGGGAGGCTTCCAAG GTATGGAGGAAGGTGTGCGCGGAGACGACGACCGAGCTGCCGATGCTTCGCGAGAAGTGGCCGCTACTCCTCGCTGGGATTGTGTTCCAG TATATTCATGGGCTGGCTGCTCGAGGAGTGCATTACTTGCATCGGCCTGGACCACTGCTCCAGGACCTGGGATTTATGGCCCTTCCA GAGCTTGGACAAGACAAAAATTATCTTAGTGAATGCACATTTGTTTtcatcttcttctccttttttctG TGGACCTTTCATCCTTTTATTTATCATAGCAAACGCTTCTACACCATCCTAATCTGGCGCAGGGTGCTTGCTTTTTTAGTT GCTTCACAGGTTTTAAGGATCGTTACATTTTATTCAACCCAGCTCCCAGGTCCAAACTATCACTGTCGCGAG GGCTCAAGTATGGCCACTCTTCCACCACCCAATAATGTGCTTGAAGTGCTCCTAATTAATT TTCCTCGAGGAGTAAATCTTGGGTGTGGTGATCTTATATTTTCATCCCATATGATTTTCACTCTTGTTTTCGTTCGAACATATCACAAATATGGCTCAAAAAG GTTTATTAAGCTCCTTGCCTGGATGATGGCTATAATTCAAAGTCTCCTTATTATTGCCGCTCGCAAGCACTACACCGTGGATGTTGTTGTTGCCTG GTATGCCGTTAATCTAGTCGTCTTCTTCGTGGACACCAAGCTCCCAG AAATGCCGGACCGTACAAACGGGTCGCCCTTGATTCCGCTGAGCAACAAAGATAAAGATGGAAGGCCAAAGGATGAGAAAGACGTGAGGCTGAAGGACGAGTTCCATAAGCTGTTGAACGGGAACCATGGGGATGCGACTGATCGG CGGCAGCGGGTGCAGATGAACGGGAGGCACGCCGAGGAGGACATGAGCATGCTCTCCGACGCCACGCCCAACGGCACATGA